ggagaagctTTAGGTTGtctttaagaacaaaatatattttgattgaaCTTCATACAATGATTCAAGAGGAGAGTTACCACAAGAGGCAACTCTCAAAGATACTACTCTTCTCCACATTACACAAGTTTATATATGATTCTATCTTGATGGAAACCCTAAGATACATGGGCTTGCAATAACACATTGGGCTTGGCTTGGACTTATGTTTGGCTTCTATCTTGAATGGTCTTATATTCTTGTCTTGTTCTCCCCTTTTCTTAAATCGCCtgctcccaaaaaaaaagagttgaataTGACAAATGAGATTCGCAGCTTTCGAAAATTTGCAGCCGTCGGATTACGACCCATCATTAATTCTCATAGTAATTTGcaactttttaaaaaggtgGCTCATCACAAAAATGTCAAcgtaaaacatttttttttaataacaacaaaaacgtGGGTTTTAATAACTCCAAGCTAATTGATATATAACTAGTGGATTAGTCCGTATCTTTTATATATTCGGTTTCTGAATTTCAAATGTGGGAATACTAATATAACATTATAAAGAAAATCTTTCGGGGCATACCTGCAAAGAGGGACGCGACAAGATTCAGGTTGATCACAAACAGAAGAATGTAGTCTAAAGAGTTGAAGCATCCGCTTGCAACGAAGACAACCTTTATCGTTACTCCTCCTTTTGCATACAGCAAAGTGACGTATCAAAAGCTGGAGACCATAGCACGTGGAGAACGCCTTACAAGGCTTCAAATTCTCCGCAATCATCGttggcttgttgttgttgtctactACGTTTGATGGACCGACCAACGTACAACCTTGGGTGCATATGTGCTCTATACACTCCATTGCCTCGCTTAGTTGCATGAATAGATCCTGCTCCTTCCTATGTCGTcgtcttcttttcttcctctacattaaattaatatccaaCACACAAATGAGAAAACGACCAAATATTTTTAGGGTTAATTAggtttataaaccaaatttaatcaaacatgagttaattaattatgtaaactTATTGCAACAAtaccaaattaaataaccagattttttttttaaaactaacaccaaaccaaatataaaccAAGCTTAACCGAAAAAAATAGCGTTTCTGATTTTGTATGATATTATAGAAACCAAACCGTATAGGCGTATACTAAAGGCCACGTAAACagaggttttgtgtttttttaccGATTCGGCGTCATCGATGAACTGGAGAATGTCGAGCTCGAGGGAAGGATCATGTTCTTGAAGAAACTTCCATCCTTCGGTCACCTCAACGGTCTTAAACTGCGAATGGATCAGACGCATAGATCGAAGGCAAACATCGGGTGCGTCGCATAGCCGAGCCAGCTGGAGAACGTCGACTACGTTCTCCGCTGTTAAACGCTGTATGATGCCTTTTGAGCAACGTTGCTTCAGCTGCTTGACCATGTAGACATGAGACAACGCTAACAGATGGATCCCATATCTTTCCATCTCATCCTCGGTCAAActaatgaaaaaggaaaaagggtATTTTAGTCCTTTTCTGACAGCTATTAATTACGTAATTAGCCGTTGATTATTTCAAATCCGTGCGTAATGTAAACGCTTAAACGTTCACATTATGCTACGGTTTCTTCACTTAATCTAAAATTGATCTAAACCATCGGTTTGAATTTTCTACATTTGAaaatttcaagaagaagaaaccaaaccaacctAGAAGTGTAGAGGAATTTGATAAAAACGGAAACGGCGTCGCATGGAACGCCAAGAATCTTGATAATTCTTTTGGATCCACAGCCTCTGTAACGTCGTACCGGTTTCTTGATGATGTTCATTAGCACCGGCGAAGCCAAAGCCTGCATTATCCACAAAAATTTCAGCTAAACAAacgaaaccaaaccaaaccggaaaaattAAACCGTAAACCTTAGAAAATGATAATCACTTACCAGAACGCCGGAGTGTGCAGGAATCCGACGGTTACCGGAAGTAACGATCTCAACCTCCGACGTCGTCGTGGTTagaatatgtgaaattttatcGTCGTCTTGTTTTGTGGCGGATACGGACATGGCGACAAGAACAGCTTccattgagagagagagatgtgtgtGGGTTTGAATAAGGCTTTTGGAACATTTCTGGTTTATATAGACGACGTTGGCGAGGTGGGTCGCACTGTAACGTTTTTGATTGCTTACGTGGCCTTTTGGCaaattatctaatttttatttctttctttcttaggTGTCGCGTCTCTCTCTATTCTTATCTATCTCGCTCACACGTTCGTGATCTGTTTCACattattacctttttttttaaattctttttttggtcTTGGTATGTGATGGAAATAGCATTTTTTGGATAAAGAGATGAAGCTGGATCACTTCTACCATTACTATATTTTACGAAGAGAAGAATtcgtatacaaattttattttccatgtagcaacaaactaagaaaaaatcatattagaACGAAACTTCCTACTGTGTAATATTTGACTAGCTAGCGACATGTATCTGAAATTTTAAGTGGTTGGAGTTTTGGTAAACTCTTCTTAAGTGTTATTTTGGTCCGTGTGGAGATCATGAATTTTTGGGATAAAGTTATTGCAACTATAAACTCTAAGACAATGAAATATACTGATAAAGAGGATAAGAGGATCAACTTGTTCCATAATTTCATGATAATGTACCACGAGCAGAAAACTCGCCTTTTGTTTCTAACCTATCTAGCATCTATGGTCAAACGAcgcacatatttttttgtttatacttcAACTTAGTACAACGTTTcaattttctaatcaaaaaattACTTGAGACTTAATTATAAAGGTAAGAGTGAAACCAcaatcaatattttttccacTGCAATGCGCGTTGCGTggtacatttttattatttaaatatgattgaggagaaaaaaaaaaagagaaccaaatTGGTGTATTCACCCTTGAAGGTACACAACTacacacaacacacaatatatatatatattaatttttaaaatacaaatgcATTTGTTTTTCTCAACGTATATTGAACAGAGAGCGAGTCTAGATCTTAGTACATTGACACAATAACCTTCGAAAAGAATCCAATAAACTAAGATTCTCACCATTGAAGCTTTTACTATAAtatttacaagttacaacaaccacacacacacacaaaaaaaggcaTCTACCAGAGCGTAAACTTAAGTACAGAACTTAGCTAAAGAATGCCTCAAACGCTTTCTAATGGTCGCGCATATCCCACTAACAAGCTCAAGTACGCATTTCTATAagcttatatttgttttaaacattttagtATCACCGACTTGGTGTAGCATAAGAATCTAACATAGATAATGTTATATATGATTTGTGTGTATTGAGTCGGATCAATACACCACTTCTAAGAGATTGACAACAAGATAAATAAAGAACTCTCTTTATTAGCTttagaaaaataactcaaaaactaaagTTCTCTCTCAATCTTTAAATTCTTAATCTCTCTAACACATAAAACTCTCTTCTCTAATATGAATGCCACATCTCGACATCTCAATTTATATGCCTAGaactcaaacacttttcttttctcattatAGGATAGTTTCCCTTTTCACTAAAAGGATAACTTcctattctctctgtttttcctaATTAAAATAGGATTGTTTGTCATTCAAGCTTATCACAACATTGTCCTCCTTAAGGTTGAAACCATCCTTCCCAAGATCTTGTAACCCGATAAGCTCtctcatttctttaaacttgATCCTTTCCAAAGCCTTTGTGAGTATGTctgctttttgttcttttcctggTATATGTTCCACTTCTATTTGATTACTCTCTATACATTCTCTCACGAAATGGTATCTCCGATGAATGTGCTTACTTCTGCCAAGGAACTTTGGGTTCTTTGTTAGTGCAATTGCTGACTTGTTATCAATATAAATGACAACACTTGCAGTCGGTGTTCCAGTGACTTCACTAAGCAACTCTTGGAGCCAGATTGCTTGTTTCGCAGCTTCTGTGCCTGCCATGAACTCTGCTTCACATGATGATAAATCGATGTATCTTGTTTCTGAGAACACCAAGTGATTGGACTTTTACCAAGATAGAAAATGTGTCCCATAGTGCTTCTTCCATCATATGGATCAACATTGTGACTACTATCACAATAGCCTATCAGCTTTGGTATACTCGAGCATCGTTCAAAAGTTAAACCAAGACTTGTCGTTCCTTTCAAGTATCTCAACACTTGTTTCATTGCAGCTCCATGTGAGGTTCTAGGACTCTGCATGTATCGACTTAATATACCAACAGAAAAAGCTAAGTCCGGCCTTGTATGAAGTAGGTAACGGAGACAGCCAACGTTTTTTCTGAACTTTGTAGCATCAATCACTTCTTCATTCTCGGATTTGGCCAGATTCAAACTTGTATCCATAGGTGTGTGAGCCAAGTTGCAATCCTTCATTCCTGCTTCCTCTAAAATCTTAAGTGCGTATCTCCTTTGATTTAAAGTGATCCCTTTGTCATGTTGATGCACTTCAATCCCAAGGTAATAGGTTAGTTTACCAAGATCACTCATCTCGAACTTAGAAGACATCTCATCCTTGAACTTATTAATGATCTCTAGACTCGTTCCTGTTACAAATAAGTCGTCTACATACACAACAATAACAAGAATCCCTTCTTTTACCTTTTTCCGATAGACTGAAGGTTCTTTAGAGCATTTTTCAAACTGTAGTTCCATCAGGATGTTATTTAGTTTGTTGTTCCATGCCCTTGGTGCCTGTCTTAGTCCATACAATGCTTTGTTCAGCTTGTAAACTTTGTTCTCACTTCCTTTCTTCTCAAATCCTTCAGGTTGCAAAACATAGACTGTCTCTTTTAACTCTCCATGTAAGAATGCTGTCTTGACATCAAGATGGTGGATTTCCCATCCATTTGAAGCTGCGATATTGATAAGTAATCTTATTGTCTCAATTTGAGCTACTGGTGCAAAGACATCCTCGAAGTCGACTCCATACTTTTGAACATAGCCTTTTGCAAACAGTCGAGCCTTGTACTTTTTTATGCTTCCATCTGAGTTTCTTTTGAGCATAAAAACCCACTTCAACCCAATCGGCTTTGTAACCTATTGGCAGATCAACGAGATTCCAAGTATTGAGTTTCTCAATGGAACTAATATCTTCTTTACACGCATTTGTCCACTCTTTAGTTTCTTTGGCCTCCCAGAAATTTCTTGGTTCGTTGTTTAAGCAAAGCAGGagtgtttctccttcttctattGCAAGGAGAACATAGTCTTGGAGATATTTGGGTGGATTACTTTGTCTCTGTGATCGTCTAAGTACAGGTGGTGATGCTTCATGATTCTGTTCACCACCATGCTTAGGTTCTTCTTCCTCGTGAACATCCTGATCTCCGTTAGAATCTGAATCATGATCTTCATTATCACCTGATTCAGCTTCACTTACAGTATGTCTCATATCACCCTCGTGATTCTCTTCTTGAAGACCATCGTTTCCAAAACTGTGAAGTTCGATTCTAAAACTTCCACCACCATCTTGTTCAGAGTTGCGATGATTCCAATTCCATCCCATTGTTTCATCGAAGATAACATCGCGGCTCACTACTATTTTTCTCGTTTGTGGATCAAGTAAGCAATAAGCCTTGGAACCTGGTTTCGTTCCTAGATGAACAAGTGCTCTTGATCtgtcatcaagcttcttcagaGTCGGACCTTCATTCTTAGCATATGCCATACAACCAAATACTCGAATATgctcaatattttgtttcttacttcgAAAGCTTTCGTATGGTGTCTCATTCTTAAGAGTCCGTGTCACCACTCCATTCAAGATGTATGTAGAGTGTCTTATTGCTTCTCCCCACATGTAGTTAGGCATACGCATGTGTTTTAGGATacttcttgtcatctccatcatGGTACCGTTACGTCGTTCAACAACCACACTATTTTGCTGAGGCGTGTATGGTGCAGTGAGGTGACGTTTGATACCGGTGTTTTCACAAAACGTGTTAAACTCCAAAGACACaaattctcctcctctatctgtTCTGAAGGTTTGTATTTTCTCGGATGACTCTTGTTCAACCATTGTCTTAAAGTTCTTGAATTTTTGAAATGTATCACCTTTCTCTTTAAGCAGGATTGTCCACATGTAACGAGAGTAGTCGTCAATGAGAACGAAAATATATCGATTTCCTGCACCCGTACTTGGTGTTATGGGTCCGCAAAGATCACCATGTATGAGTTCAAGCTTCTTTGATGCACGGTAAGCCGTAGCTTGTGGGAACACTTGTCTTGTTTGCTTTCCAAGAAAACATGAACTGCAGACCTCCTTTTCAACACCAATTTTCAGAATCCCTTGCACAAGcttcttttctatcatcaactTCATGGTGCCATAGTTCACATGTCCCAATCTCGCATGCCACTTGCTTGATTCGCTGATGCTTGTAGTGAATAATAGTTGTGAGTTATCTCTTAAACCCATTCGAACTTTGTAGAGTCGATTCTTGGACCTTGGTGCCTTAGCAAGTAACTTTCCATTCTGATCACGCATGATCAAGAAATCTCCTCGTAGTCTTATATCACATCCTGCCTTTGTGGCTTGTCCAAGACTTATAATGTAGTTTTTCAAGTCTGGGATGTAGTAAACATCCTTTATGACTCGAGCTTCTCCGTTTAGGTCCATGAAAGAAATGGTGCCTTTCCCTTTAATGTCGACTTGTGAATTATCCCCAAATCTTACCTTTCCAGAAACAGAATCATCAATTTTGCAAAATATCTTCGATCACCAGTCATATGATCGCTAGCTCCATTGTCAAGATACCAGATATTGTCTCCATCGCTGTTTATTTCAAACTCGCTTGGAACACAACGTTTCTCATTGAGGTAGACCACTTCATGCATCATTAGTCCGTCTGCTTCCTGAGTATCAGTGTCTTTAATTTCTTGAGCTTCCTGGAGTTTAAGCATTCTATCGGGACAGTTAAACGCGAAGTGACCAAGCTTGTCGCATCTAAAACATGTAATCCTTGAAGCATCTCTCACAACATTAGAGCGTCCACGACCTCTTCCTCTGTAACCCGATCTTCCTCCTCGCCCTCTGTTTCCACTAAAGAACTGATTTTGATTCTCAAAAGTTGTATACATTAACTTGCTTTGATCTTCttgaacttcttcttcctcggcaAGTCTTTCTTCATAAGCTTTCATACGACCTACGATATCTTCGAACGTCGTGGTATTAAGGTCCAAAACCTGTTCAAGGGAGGCgacaatatgtatatatttcttctGGGGAAGACACTGCAGAAACTTCTTTACCAGTATGGACTCTTCGGTATTGACTCCTAGGGCAGAGGATTTTGATGCAATTTCAGAAAGTTTGCCAGAGAAATCATCAACTTTTTCTGTATCTTTCATCTTCAACTTCTCAAATTCTGACATTAGCGTTTGTAGTCGGGCGTCTATGACTCTTTCTGCTCCAACATGTCTGGATTGTATTGCTTCCCATATCTTCTTTGTCGAGTCTAGTGTCCCAATTTGGAGAACAAGATTGTGTGGTATTGATTGGAGTAATAATGCAACAGCAACATCGTTTTTCTCCTCATCGGGTGTGTCTGCTTCAACAGTTTCACATACCTTATTAGCTCTCAAAGCTCTCTTCATTTTTATTGCCCACACTGTGTAATTCGTTGAGTTTAGCATAGGAAAGATGATAGATGAAGGTCCTCCTCCTTCTTTTGGTTTCACCGGAACAACAGCACCATCCGTCGTCGCTGGAATAACAGAACCATTCGTCGCCATATTTCCCTATGGATCGCTGCTAATCTCTGGTACCAAATATAGAATCTAAGAGATtgacaaacacaaaataaataaagaactCTCTTTATCAGCTttagaaaaataactcaaaaactaaagctCTCACTCAATCTTTAAACTCTTAATCTCTCTAACACATAAAACTCTCTTCTCTAATATGAATGCCACATCTCGACATCTCAATTTATATGCCTAGAACTCAAATACTTTCCTTTTTTCATTATAGGATAGTTTCCCTTTTCACTAAAAGGATAACTTcctattctctctgtttttcctaATTACAAGAGGATTGTTTTTCCTAATTACAATAGGATTGTTGGTTACTCAAGCTTATCACAACACCACTGCCCGTATTGTGGAATGCCAACATTatgaatataaaatgaaaaacacatTAGTATACTTACGTTCCTGAAAAGGTGACTATTATAGGGTTGCTTTTGTTTCTGATCCCACAAAACAATACGACCTTTTGTTCCATGTAGGCagatttatgttttcttatgTATCCTATGTGGAAAGTGAAATAACCGGGACCAAAATTTGGCGTTGTTGTCAAAGGgatatgtttattaaaatctaGAAACGCCGGTTATTGCAACAAACCGACCTTTGGCTCTTCCCAAAAGCCACCTTCCTCATCCCTCGTGGCATTTTGTTCTCATCTAATCTTACAAGCCCTCTTGTCTCACCACTTGTGATCCTCTTGTTTATCCACATTAATGTGTGACACAATTTGTGTCAACGAATTTGTGTTCGATTAAAATATTAGCCATATGATAGATGAAAAACCGATTTCTGAATTAAGCGATCTTATCACTTTCGGCTATATTTCTAAATATCTTAGTAATAGCTTTCAACTCCTATTGTCTTTTGAATGTGTTGTTTATACTCGCTTAGATATTTCATcttttatagtcacatatatggTGTTTTTCATAAAGTATTTGATAGTATTTCTCAATCAATCTAGCCATCTAAGTAAGACTATTAACTATTAAATGACAGTGTTTAATTTGATGTTGGTAGAGTAACCtaccttttaattttttcttcaaagaaaataaactcaTATGCAATTAACGTTATGGACCCAACGATTTTTATAAGGAACCCTAAAATGgttaaacaaacaattaatttttttggcgACAAATACAATCATGAATTTAGGAATTGTAAAAGTACAAGGATTGTTACGTTGGAATTGGGGAGTAAAAGTTCGCCGCATATAACATGCTGATGCATGTATTATAAATTAGGCTTTTGTGCAATGATTATCTTCAGGGGGTGGTCACCGGTGGTGTAGATTGTACTCACGGAGCATTAGATCTGATCCACTCGAATTATGCCACgtgaaaatttaacatttgaaCTGTCatgtttggttgtgtttgttaaCTAAACTTTTCCACACCGAAATAGTGGTCGGTCCGTCCCATTAACTAATAGGATTGATCAAAGTTCTCACTCATCGTTGGTaagagaataaataaaagtCGTTGGTTGGAGATGTGTATTTCCCATATTATTGGAAAATTGGTTGATTACTTTATCTAAAACCCAACTTCATTATACTAATCAATGGTGATCTatgacaaaaggaaaaaaaaaaaaatcgatgatAATCCTGTCCGCATGATATGTGGCGGACCAAAAAGTCTCCTTTGGATTTCACTCGTCCAAACTTGAGAgagatattatatatacaatatattgttTACTTTATATATGTTGCTAATCGATGTCGTCATGGATTTGATATTAATTGTATATTCACTAGTTGGGAGGTTAAATGGAATGGGTggtttcttggagattttggcTAAATTATATTGCAAGTTAACTAAGATCGATTGCTTTAGGGTTTACTCGTCGTATACAAAaagcatttaaaatattttcatacgATAACAGATCAGGGCTGTCACATATACTAGTTGTTAATCATTTGTGGGACATCAGAATTGGGTTATTgtcttattgatgataaatACGATCAAAGTATATTATCACAATGGTATATGTTTCCGATACAAATTCTAATATTAGAATGCATTagtattttaataaaagaaataagttTGGTTTAATTGTGATGTTTTATCAATTTGCATGAAAAATACGTAACGCGCATACAAACGACTTCTTTTTTGGATTTGAAGTTGCTATTGCTAATTCTCATGATTTGCTTTCACGTATTTTATCACAAATATCAGCAAATTTTTCCGATCTTATCTGTCACTAATAATGATAGGTTTATTCTTGTTTCTCTTGCGATTTGTCTATATCCAATAGTACGTAACAGTCTAATGATACCAGTATTTTTCTACGGGGGAGACCaattttatgaatattttggatatagtgatttttcttaggttttaaaaatatattagtaagaTATGTATAGTTGTTTTCAAACAAAGGTTGCATCGTCTAGAATTCGAAATTGATGAGTTACACTCTTAAATTTTGATCAAATCTAGCTAATATCAGAAACTGATTTCTAGAACAAATCATATACAGTTGGCCGTTAACGTGGACCTTTCCTCCCTTGGTCTTCGGAGCAAGTGACGCTCACAGGACATATAGACAATTTAGATTATCTAAATAATTTCTTTACTCTTATTCGTAAAATATAAGTCTAGCTCTAGGCTTCTTCTTCCACTAAAATTTTATTGGCtacttatattaatattttgtattttaatatggACACACCGAAAATATTCTCATGAATCTTTAGAACTGTTTTAAGTCTTTTAGCTTAAGATATTATCAACATACGCTCGATTGATAGAAACGTTATCGTGaagattagtttaaaaaaatctaagaaaatggTTTATTTTATTGCGTATAAAtggtaaataaattataaactttaaaaaatacttaatttgtcttcttttttttttctaattatacaACCACTTGTACTCAACATCTAAAAGACTTCTAGCACATATCAAATTGATTAGAATGTTGGATTACAGTATGTCGTTGcatttattataaacaaaattggGTAAGTTTAACTTTTATCCTACGATCAAAAGAATTTTCttgataataatattaattaaaacctCTTCACTTCAAAGTGTTTACTGGTTTTGTGAAATCATGGTCGCCGTAATAAGCATAATGTTATCATGTATTTTTGAGTCAAGTACATATCATATCACTAAACGTGAATTCATCAGACTAATCTTTGTTTGGTAAggatataaacaacaacaacataacaaatgaATTAATATCAAGTTGTtgtatttcacaaaaaaatagaacaataaTATAGTGATTCGTACTAAATAAAGATTGATCAAACAATTGATTAATTTGTACATTTTTTGTCTACTCCTACATTGTTTAAATTAAAGATTAGTTTGGACTTGGATACATGATCTCGGGGTTGTATTATCTATCTAAGTTTTAAATGAGtatgttaaatttttatttgtagaGATATTTACATACATGAGAACTAATTTCAGACACACTTTTAAAGTTCAAGTCTATTTAGAATCttataaaattgtaataaaattaatagcgtcattttcaataatttacTTACCTTttgattatcaaataaaattcattCACGTATTTGTGCAAATAGATGTATATagaatatacttatatataattccaatttttttctatCGTTACACTTTAAGATTCCTTTTCATAAGAAATTGTATAGTGATGCTTGATTTCCAAGTCAAATTTATTAGTACATGAGATTAACGATGAAATCAATTCACTCTTTAATATGTCTTCTACCGATTCTTCCATATATCCTTCTACTacatttgaaatttgaaatatttattatagCATGAGCAAACCCTTGCACCGCAACTGATTATTGTGAAGCGTAGTGGAAATGATGTTTTGTCCTTACTAGTGATGTTAAATGGGTCAGCAAACCCATTTATTAAATGGCAATGTTGAACTAAAATGAGCCCATTTATACCTtgagaaaaaattaaatggtgTTAAAGAGATTTTCTCGTATAGTcccattaattatataaattttatcataaataaatgGATACCGATCTAGATCCTTgtgttgatatttttattaaatatttataaaataaaactagattTTCTGTTAAAACTGTAACATCAaatttttccaccaaaaacatattttctcgCCAAATCcgtaaaaaatttgttttatgctaaaattacaaaaccgtgtttttccgccaaaccgcaaaaaacatgttttcccgccaaaaccgtaaaaacatgttttttgccaaaactgcaaaactgtgttttcccaccaaaaccgtaaaaacgtgttttcccgccaaacaaaaaattatcttttttatcaaaatgttttttttctcaaaaccatGTTTTCCGCCAAAAATGCAAAGTAGTCTTTTGTTATCAAAATGTTTTACCGCCAAAATTACAAACCACAAAATTATCACCAAAGTTATATACTTAAATGGGTTTAATAGGTTAAACGGGGTAATGTATGTTTAAATGGATATGGTTAAATgagtttcaaatatatataagttgaaaTGGATTTATACTTAATGGGATGGGTTTAAATGGGGTGGGTTTACCCATTTTAACATCCCTAGTCCTTACACTTAAATGGTTAGGAGGAATGATTCCCATCCCTATGGGTAGTTAAGGAATTCTTCAATATCACCAAGCATCTCTACTACCTCTTGTCCGATCAAAATACTACCACTAGTCAGGACGTAGTATCCCATTAGTAAAAGCGCTATGTTTGTTGTTTAGGATGCGTACAATATTTTGTGATGTCCGTTCTTCAACTTtccaaacaaatattttcaaatttctcctttctcttttctaGCACCCAAGGTCTTGCTTGCTGGTTTGCAGTTCAAACTAGTGACTAGAAAAAAGTCTTCACGGCAGTATTTTATTGGCTTCCCAGCAAAAGTCCACCCCACTTGAGATTTTTTGCCAATGGCTTCTTATGATTTTCTGCAGGCGATGCTTAGTTGGTGGACGGGCTGCTATAAGTGGCATCcatctttttgatattttcttctcaaattaaatatattaattttttattaaatttttttaacatcattATTAAAACTattcaattcattttttataattaaataccaCATAATATTTAGTTAAtccatcaatttaatttttctaattatataaaCATGCATTTGTACCCAAAAATACCAAAGAAGGCggtgacaacaaaaaaatttggcgATCACCAATGCATGATTGGATAAAATGTAATGTTAATAGTGCTTTCAGAAACTTAAGCATTCTCCTTCAAAAGCAGGTTGGATACTATGAGATGAAAAAGTATCTTTAAAGAAGCGGGCCAACTTTAGGTGTTGCACTCAATTGCCCACTTGAATGTGAACTTCATGCACTGGTTCTAACTATGCGACATGGTTGGAGTCAGGGATATCGGAAAGTAATCTTTGAAGAGGATTGCAAACAAGCAATAGATCTACTCAATAACAAAGTGTTAAATTTTGGAtggttgtaagttgtaactggATTCAGGAGTTATGCGGTTGGCAAAAGTGATTCGGTGAAGTTCTCTTCCTTTGGACTAGCCGGACAAACAATCAACCAGCTGATCTTTCGGCTAAACATCTTTCCGGAGAACAAACATGTCTTATTTCATTTCTATGTTCCTCCTTTTATCATTCATGTTTTACactgtaatcatatatataatatcagagTTTTCTCTCATTTTAGAGTGTCCACGTCAgcataaattttcaatttcgtTGGgctttttgtaa
The sequence above is drawn from the Camelina sativa cultivar DH55 chromosome 4, Cs, whole genome shotgun sequence genome and encodes:
- the LOC104780645 gene encoding BTB/POZ and TAZ domain-containing protein 2-like; this translates as MEAVLVAMSVSATKQDDDKISHILTTTTSEVEIVTSGNRRIPAHSGVLALASPVLMNIIKKPVRRYRGCGSKRIIKILGVPCDAVSVFIKFLYTSSLTEDEMERYGIHLLALSHVYMVKQLKQRCSKGIIQRLTAENVVDVLQLARLCDAPDVCLRSMRLIHSQFKTVEVTEGWKFLQEHDPSLELDILQFIDDAESRKKRRRRHRKEQDLFMQLSEAMECIEHICTQGCTLVGPSNVVDNNNKPTMIAENLKPCKAFSTCYGLQLLIRHFAVCKRRSNDKGCLRCKRMLQLFRLHSSVCDQPESCRVPLCRRFKKRGEQDKNIRPFKIEAKHKSKPSPMCYCKPMYLRVSIKIESYINLCNVEKSSIFESCLLW